In a single window of the Micromonospora inositola genome:
- a CDS encoding nucleotidyl transferase AbiEii/AbiGii toxin family protein, with protein sequence MTHLHEFYREVARVALAAAGPHRFVLGGGVAWAAHGLVTRPTEDVDLFADVEGAAAAAAAGVRTALERAGYEVVDADPGSELGELFDGFDRDLRDFVVSRDGRQIRLSLARLDRHRSPVVMDLGPVMDVRDLIANKTAALVNRREVRDYIDVSSALEHYDVAELLELARQVDPALDLDDVRAAGRYLDQVPDRRFARYGLDAARVAQVRRRMAAWPR encoded by the coding sequence GTGACCCACCTGCACGAGTTCTACCGGGAGGTGGCCCGGGTGGCCCTCGCGGCCGCCGGGCCGCACCGGTTCGTGCTGGGTGGCGGGGTGGCGTGGGCGGCGCACGGCCTGGTCACCCGCCCGACGGAGGATGTGGATCTCTTCGCGGACGTGGAGGGGGCGGCTGCCGCGGCGGCGGCCGGGGTGCGTACGGCGCTGGAGCGGGCCGGTTACGAGGTGGTGGACGCCGACCCGGGCAGCGAGCTCGGTGAGCTGTTCGACGGCTTCGACCGGGACCTGCGGGACTTCGTGGTGAGCCGGGACGGCCGGCAGATCCGGTTGAGCCTGGCCCGCCTCGACCGGCACCGCAGCCCGGTGGTGATGGACCTCGGCCCGGTGATGGACGTCCGCGACCTGATCGCGAACAAGACCGCCGCGCTGGTCAATCGGCGCGAGGTGCGCGACTACATCGACGTGTCCTCCGCGCTGGAGCACTACGACGTGGCGGAACTGCTGGAACTGGCCCGCCAGGTCGACCCGGCGCTGGACCTCGACGACGTTCGCGCCGCCGGCCGCTACCTGGACCAGGTGCCGGACCGTCGCTTCGCGCGCTACGGGCTCGACGCGGCCCGGGTGGCCCAGGTACGCCGCCGGATGGCCGCCTGGCCCCGCTGA
- a CDS encoding bifunctional metallophosphatase/5'-nucleotidase gives MTFSSGASRRQVLAVAAAAATAPLIAGAPARAAESTGPKTWDLTVLGTSDTHGNVYNWDYYKDAEYDDSKHNDVGVAKLATLVNQIRAERGSKPTLVLDAGDTIQGTPLATYYAKQEPITTTGETHPMANAMNVLNYEAVTLGNHEFNYGLPLLAQWIGQLGFPALAANAINEATGKPAFLPYVIKKVSLGGSDSPTIKVGILGLTNPGVAIWDKANVEGKLVFADMIATAAKWVPVMRERGADIVIISAHGGDSGTSSYGPELPNENPVALIAEQVPGIDAILFGHAHNEVPQKFVTNTATGAQVLTSEPSKWGQRLTRMDFTVAKVKGRWQVVDRSATMLNTNTVVEDPAVLAAVRGQHAKTVGYVNQVVAQSSVELSAAESRYKDTPILDFINHVQTEVVATALAGTAYAGLPVLSIAAPFSRTAVFPQGDVRIRDVAGLYVYDNTLEAVVLTGAEVQAYLEYSAKYFATLPVGAPVDPNTISDPAVPDYNYDVISGVDYDIDISKPLGQRITRLVLPGTDTPVAADAQFVIAVNNYRRSGGGNFPGIVKTQVYNQQQEIRQLLIDWAQAKGVINPADFFVPNWKLVREGVPVF, from the coding sequence ATGACCTTCTCCTCCGGCGCCTCGCGCCGCCAGGTGCTCGCTGTCGCGGCCGCCGCCGCGACCGCCCCCCTGATCGCCGGCGCCCCGGCCCGGGCGGCCGAGTCGACGGGCCCGAAGACCTGGGACCTGACCGTCCTGGGCACCTCGGACACCCACGGCAACGTCTACAACTGGGACTACTACAAGGACGCCGAGTACGACGACAGCAAGCACAACGACGTCGGCGTCGCCAAGCTGGCCACCCTGGTCAACCAGATCCGCGCCGAGCGCGGCAGCAAGCCGACGCTGGTCCTCGACGCCGGCGACACCATCCAGGGCACCCCGCTGGCCACCTACTACGCCAAGCAGGAGCCGATCACCACCACCGGTGAGACGCACCCGATGGCCAACGCGATGAACGTGCTGAACTACGAGGCCGTCACGCTGGGCAACCACGAGTTCAACTACGGCCTGCCGCTGCTGGCCCAGTGGATCGGTCAGCTGGGCTTCCCTGCGCTGGCCGCGAACGCGATCAACGAGGCCACCGGCAAGCCCGCCTTCCTGCCGTACGTGATCAAGAAGGTCTCCCTCGGTGGCTCCGACTCCCCGACCATCAAGGTCGGCATCCTCGGCCTGACCAACCCGGGAGTGGCCATCTGGGACAAGGCCAACGTCGAGGGCAAGCTGGTCTTCGCCGACATGATCGCCACCGCCGCCAAGTGGGTGCCGGTCATGCGCGAGCGCGGTGCGGACATCGTCATCATCTCCGCCCACGGCGGTGACAGCGGCACCTCCAGCTACGGCCCGGAGCTGCCGAACGAGAACCCGGTCGCGCTGATCGCCGAGCAGGTCCCCGGCATCGACGCGATCCTCTTCGGCCACGCGCACAACGAGGTCCCGCAGAAGTTCGTCACCAACACCGCCACCGGCGCGCAGGTGCTGACCTCCGAGCCGTCGAAGTGGGGCCAGCGGCTCACCCGGATGGACTTCACCGTCGCCAAGGTCAAGGGCCGGTGGCAGGTGGTCGACAGGTCCGCCACCATGCTGAACACCAACACCGTGGTCGAGGACCCGGCGGTGCTCGCGGCCGTGCGGGGCCAGCACGCCAAGACGGTCGGCTACGTCAACCAGGTCGTCGCCCAGTCCAGCGTGGAGTTGTCCGCCGCCGAGTCGCGGTACAAGGACACCCCGATCCTGGACTTCATCAACCACGTCCAGACCGAGGTGGTCGCCACGGCGCTCGCCGGCACCGCGTACGCGGGCCTGCCGGTGCTGTCGATCGCCGCGCCGTTCAGCCGGACCGCCGTCTTCCCGCAGGGTGACGTGCGGATCCGCGACGTGGCGGGCCTCTACGTGTACGACAACACCCTGGAGGCGGTCGTCCTGACCGGCGCCGAGGTGCAGGCGTACCTGGAGTACTCGGCGAAGTACTTCGCCACGCTGCCGGTGGGTGCGCCGGTCGACCCGAACACGATCAGCGACCCGGCCGTGCCGGACTACAACTACGACGTGATCTCGGGTGTCGACTACGACATCGACATCTCGAAGCCGCTCGGCCAGCGGATCACCCGGCTGGTCCTGCCGGGCACCGACACCCCGGTCGCCGCGGACGCGCAGTTCGTGATCGCGGTGAACAACTACCGGCGCAGCGGTGGCGGCAACTTCCCCGGCATCGTGAAGACCCAGGTCTACAACCAGCAGCAGGAGATCCGCCAGCTGCTCATCGACTGGGCGCAGGCCAAGGGCGTGATCAACCCGGCCGACTTCTTCGTGCCGAACTGGAAGCTGGTCCGCGAGGGCGTGCCGGTCTTCTGA
- a CDS encoding NAD(P)-dependent alcohol dehydrogenase produces MRAVRMTSPGVLEQVAVPTPDAGPGDVLLRVGAVGACHSDLHLLDAPAGMFPTPITLGHEIAGTVDTVGPGVTGWSPGDRAAVYGIIGCGRCRACLRGLENQCRVVAVGGIGLSRDGGLAEHVVVPASRLLPVGSLELEQAAPLTDAGLTPYHAVELARPNLRPGTSCVVIGIGGLGHMAVQILVATTAVRIIAVDTSVAALDLATRLGAHEVVQAGPDTVGRIRAHVGPPPDGADVVLDFVGADPTLTTARQVVAVGGRVMRAGLAGGTLPVRPVADEPPTLPLETSVEIPFWGTRAELQEVIALGRLGLLQADVQIFPLERAPEAYDLLRRGDIHGRAVIVP; encoded by the coding sequence ATGCGCGCGGTACGGATGACCAGTCCCGGCGTGCTGGAACAGGTGGCGGTGCCCACCCCGGACGCTGGGCCGGGTGACGTGCTGCTGCGGGTGGGCGCGGTCGGCGCCTGCCACTCCGACCTGCACCTCCTCGACGCGCCGGCCGGGATGTTCCCCACCCCGATCACGCTCGGCCACGAGATCGCCGGCACCGTCGACACCGTCGGCCCCGGCGTCACCGGGTGGTCGCCGGGGGACCGCGCCGCCGTGTACGGGATCATCGGCTGCGGCCGCTGCCGGGCCTGCCTGCGCGGGTTGGAGAACCAGTGCCGGGTCGTGGCGGTGGGTGGCATCGGGCTCAGCCGCGACGGCGGGCTGGCCGAGCACGTGGTGGTGCCGGCGTCCCGGCTGCTGCCGGTCGGCTCCCTGGAGCTGGAGCAGGCCGCCCCGCTCACCGACGCCGGGCTGACCCCGTACCACGCGGTGGAGCTGGCCCGGCCCAACCTGCGCCCCGGCACGTCCTGCGTAGTGATCGGCATCGGCGGGCTCGGGCACATGGCGGTGCAGATCCTGGTCGCCACCACGGCGGTACGGATCATCGCGGTGGACACCAGCGTGGCCGCGCTGGATCTGGCCACCCGGCTGGGCGCACACGAGGTGGTGCAGGCCGGACCGGACACGGTCGGGAGGATCCGGGCACACGTCGGCCCCCCGCCGGACGGAGCGGACGTGGTGCTCGACTTCGTCGGGGCGGACCCCACCCTCACCACCGCCCGCCAGGTCGTCGCCGTCGGGGGCCGGGTGATGCGGGCCGGCCTCGCCGGCGGGACGCTGCCCGTCCGCCCCGTCGCCGACGAGCCGCCCACCCTGCCGCTGGAGACCAGCGTGGAAATCCCGTTCTGGGGCACCCGGGCCGAGCTGCAGGAGGTGATCGCGCTGGGCCGCCTCGGGCTGCTCCAGGCCGACGTGCAGATCTTCCCGCTGGAGCGGGCGCCGGAGGCGTACGACCTGCTGCGGCGGGGCGACATCCACGGTCGGGCGGTGATCGTGCCCTGA